One Vallitalea pronyensis genomic region harbors:
- a CDS encoding HAD family hydrolase: MMSQIKKEKAPYLVCVDSDGCAIDSMESKHRECFGPALIDTLGLINMQEVMDLWLHINLYSKWRGINRYQGFWQMIMTLKKRYSKQELSMYDAFGHWVETTHMFSMDALKQEMEKNHDLGMKKVHGWSRDVNNRIETMQKKSKLFEHVQPCLKVMSKHADIFVVSSANHDAIDKEWKALGIAPFVQLIGGQEYGKKEDFIKGLIEQGYDANQALMIGDAPGDMRAAAQNHIRFYPIQPQDEGWSWGMLKDKIFEELLHNHDDSNDYLEAVKRYKITLGLE; encoded by the coding sequence ATGATGAGTCAGATAAAAAAAGAAAAAGCGCCATACCTTGTGTGTGTGGATTCAGATGGTTGTGCCATTGATTCAATGGAATCTAAGCATAGGGAGTGTTTTGGACCTGCTTTAATAGATACCTTAGGATTAATAAATATGCAAGAAGTGATGGACTTATGGCTTCATATTAATCTCTATAGTAAGTGGCGGGGTATTAACCGTTATCAAGGTTTCTGGCAGATGATCATGACACTAAAAAAGCGTTATTCCAAACAAGAATTAAGCATGTACGATGCTTTTGGACATTGGGTTGAGACCACCCATATGTTTAGCATGGATGCTTTGAAACAAGAAATGGAAAAAAACCATGATTTGGGGATGAAAAAAGTCCATGGATGGTCAAGAGATGTGAACAACCGTATAGAGACAATGCAAAAGAAGAGTAAGTTATTCGAACATGTACAACCATGCCTTAAAGTCATGTCAAAACATGCAGATATTTTCGTTGTATCGTCTGCTAATCATGATGCCATTGATAAGGAGTGGAAAGCATTAGGTATCGCTCCTTTTGTACAATTGATTGGGGGACAAGAATACGGTAAGAAAGAAGATTTTATCAAAGGATTAATAGAGCAAGGATATGATGCCAATCAAGCGCTTATGATTGGTGATGCACCAGGTGATATGCGAGCAGCAGCACAGAATCACATTCGGTTCTATCCCATTCAGCCTCAGGATGAAGGATGGTCATGGGGCATGTTAAAAGATAAGATATTTGAAGAATTACTACATAATCATGATGATAGCAACGATTATCTTGAAGCCGTTAAACGTTATAAAATAACATTAGGATTGGAGTAA
- a CDS encoding extracellular solute-binding protein, whose amino-acid sequence MKKFLCVVMVLGLMVSMMGCGSRDKQETMPANDTTKNNDGAEDKKPDKKPQEKEIPYVEIWRENVGYLEVKKDGPQSQFFIDNVGIGVYSPYVPWEGGDAYIQKLNTLTATGDIPDMFLPWKGNEITLAQQGAIADLTDYLPEYAPNVWQAIPEHVWDIVRAADPKGEGRIYYIPSVQLYNDYGPFIRTDWLDRVGMDMPTTKDELVNVLRAFKALDANGNGNADDEIPTSGREFGRWMDYLFGIYGIAMSEGYPNWDVYDGELTYSAVTPNMKEAIEFIRGLYKEGLLDNETFLNSSSDWKAKITSDKVGIWYHLSQYSHSRFEAITQLNPDATFAALPNVTNEGYDSFITHLDIKRPEYVIANKSEATIINALKLLNFAFDSQNRELNTFRVEGIDYEVVNGEKVLLPKDKSTSENVLLATPRITEEDLFFNTEIMLNSVSEDRKPMFETQLAVQESFQDLDKRIAGDGLPNTIYDGYSDIQQHTLYQEYMTRIIIGDWEMDKFDEFVELWHQNGGEAVTKRAREWYSKVR is encoded by the coding sequence ATGAAAAAATTTTTATGTGTAGTCATGGTATTAGGACTAATGGTGTCCATGATGGGGTGTGGTAGTCGTGATAAACAAGAAACAATGCCAGCAAATGACACAACAAAAAACAATGATGGGGCAGAGGATAAAAAGCCGGATAAAAAACCGCAAGAAAAAGAAATTCCCTATGTAGAGATATGGCGAGAAAACGTTGGCTATCTTGAAGTGAAGAAAGATGGACCGCAAAGTCAATTTTTCATTGACAATGTTGGCATAGGCGTTTATTCCCCTTATGTGCCTTGGGAAGGCGGCGATGCGTACATTCAGAAACTGAATACATTGACGGCAACAGGGGATATTCCAGATATGTTTCTACCATGGAAAGGGAATGAAATTACACTGGCACAACAAGGGGCTATTGCCGACTTAACAGATTACTTACCAGAATATGCACCCAATGTATGGCAGGCAATTCCAGAGCATGTATGGGATATTGTTAGAGCAGCTGATCCTAAGGGTGAAGGTAGAATCTATTATATTCCTTCTGTTCAACTCTATAACGACTATGGACCATTTATAAGAACAGACTGGTTGGACAGAGTTGGAATGGATATGCCAACAACAAAAGATGAATTAGTGAACGTACTGCGAGCGTTTAAAGCGTTAGATGCCAATGGCAATGGAAATGCGGATGATGAAATTCCCACATCAGGTAGGGAATTTGGTCGCTGGATGGACTACTTATTTGGTATATATGGTATTGCAATGTCAGAGGGATATCCTAACTGGGATGTCTATGATGGTGAATTGACGTATTCAGCAGTAACGCCTAATATGAAAGAAGCCATTGAATTTATCAGAGGATTATACAAAGAAGGTTTGCTGGATAATGAAACATTCCTGAATTCCAGTTCCGATTGGAAAGCAAAGATTACATCCGATAAAGTGGGGATTTGGTATCACTTATCACAGTATTCCCATTCTCGTTTTGAAGCCATTACTCAGCTTAATCCAGATGCAACATTTGCAGCATTACCCAATGTAACCAATGAAGGTTATGACAGCTTTATCACCCACTTGGATATTAAGCGACCAGAATATGTCATCGCAAATAAAAGTGAAGCGACCATCATTAATGCCTTGAAATTACTAAATTTTGCTTTTGACAGTCAGAATAGAGAACTGAATACCTTTAGAGTTGAAGGCATTGATTATGAAGTTGTAAATGGGGAAAAAGTGCTTTTACCAAAAGACAAGTCAACATCAGAAAACGTTCTCCTTGCAACACCAAGAATTACGGAAGAAGACCTCTTTTTCAATACTGAAATTATGTTAAATTCAGTGAGTGAAGACAGAAAGCCAATGTTTGAAACCCAGCTTGCAGTGCAAGAGTCATTCCAAGACTTGGATAAAAGAATTGCTGGTGATGGCTTGCCCAATACAATCTATGATGGTTACAGCGATATTCAACAACATACCCTCTATCAAGAGTATATGACCCGCATCATCATTGGTGATTGGGAAATGGATAAGTTTGATGAGTTTGTTGAACTTTGGCATCAAAATGGTGGTGAAGCCGTTACCAAAAGAGCACGGGAATGGTACAGCAAAGTGAGATAA
- a CDS encoding nucleotidyltransferase domain-containing protein: MNNNQHDTIQQLINYVSKDESVLALILCGSIARGTETDRSDIDVIVVVTDARFNRERTCKNYFWGTDFDSKDFKVEVDGKIIPKEFLEKVWKDGNESIKSTLYHSKVLYSRDSDIDRLLLDKPNILIGEKSENIRKFYSLMKSSRFSAGDDLENTFYLNKCIYDTAFYACRLVLAHNNILYPCVKNMYKELENCKDIPKDFILLLNEVMHTYSYKKMVEFYNYVNNYFIEYHFDNRLRRGYVLENELFWFFNTVPYAEI; this comes from the coding sequence ATGAATAATAACCAACATGATACTATTCAACAGTTAATTAATTATGTTTCTAAAGATGAGAGTGTTCTAGCACTTATACTATGTGGTTCTATAGCAAGAGGAACTGAAACAGATCGTTCAGATATTGATGTTATTGTTGTTGTAACAGATGCAAGATTCAATAGGGAAAGAACTTGCAAAAACTATTTTTGGGGAACGGATTTTGATTCAAAAGACTTTAAAGTAGAAGTTGATGGAAAAATAATACCCAAAGAATTCTTGGAAAAGGTATGGAAGGATGGCAATGAAAGTATTAAAAGTACATTGTATCATTCCAAAGTACTTTATTCTCGAGATAGTGATATTGATAGACTACTATTAGACAAACCGAATATATTGATTGGTGAAAAAAGTGAAAATATAAGAAAGTTTTATTCTCTAATGAAGAGTAGTAGATTTAGCGCTGGTGATGATTTAGAGAATACATTTTATCTAAATAAATGTATTTATGATACTGCTTTTTATGCATGCCGTTTGGTATTAGCACATAACAATATTCTTTATCCATGTGTCAAAAACATGTATAAGGAATTGGAAAATTGTAAAGATATCCCCAAGGACTTTATATTATTACTAAATGAAGTGATGCATACTTATTCCTATAAGAAAATGGTGGAATTCTATAACTATGTTAATAATTATTTCATAGAATATCATTTTGACAATCGATTAAGAAGGGGATATGTTTTAGAAAATGAACTATTTTGGTTTTTTAACACTGTTCCATATGCAGAGATTTAA
- a CDS encoding SDR family NAD(P)-dependent oxidoreductase, whose translation MKDIKGKVALVTGATRGIGKGIVIALAKAGVIVYFTGRTEKEYEGAVKLSGSLKTTENDVKKHGGIAIGLKCDHTIQVEVEKVIDTIMAEQGQIDILVNNVWGGYEHFNNGTEFWKEQEFWTTPMSRWNSMFDAGVTAHYMTSHLAAPIMIKQNSSLIINISFWASQKNDRGVAYGTAKAATDKMTATMAYELEKYHVAVVSLYPGLVRTESVLAAQDYFDLSNSESPEFIGRAIIALASDSNVISKTGKVCIAAQLAKEYGFTDIDGKQPIPLTLETC comes from the coding sequence ATGAAAGATATAAAAGGGAAAGTAGCACTTGTTACAGGTGCAACGCGAGGTATCGGAAAAGGCATTGTTATTGCACTTGCAAAAGCTGGAGTAATCGTTTATTTTACTGGAAGAACTGAAAAAGAATATGAAGGTGCAGTTAAACTTTCAGGTTCTTTGAAGACTACAGAAAATGATGTTAAAAAACATGGGGGTATAGCCATTGGTTTAAAATGTGACCATACGATACAGGTAGAAGTGGAAAAGGTTATTGATACAATCATGGCTGAACAAGGACAAATAGATATCCTTGTCAACAACGTTTGGGGTGGATATGAACATTTTAATAATGGTACAGAGTTTTGGAAAGAACAAGAATTCTGGACAACGCCAATGTCACGATGGAATAGTATGTTTGACGCTGGTGTAACGGCTCATTATATGACAAGTCATCTAGCAGCACCAATCATGATCAAACAAAACTCCAGTTTGATTATTAATATTTCATTTTGGGCATCACAAAAGAATGATCGAGGTGTTGCTTATGGAACTGCGAAGGCTGCAACGGATAAGATGACGGCTACAATGGCTTATGAACTTGAAAAGTATCATGTTGCTGTTGTTTCTTTATATCCAGGTTTGGTAAGAACGGAATCCGTGTTGGCAGCACAGGATTATTTTGACTTATCTAATTCCGAATCTCCTGAATTTATTGGGCGAGCAATTATAGCATTAGCTTCCGATTCTAATGTCATATCAAAAACTGGTAAAGTATGTATAGCTGCTCAGTTAGCAAAAGAATATGGGTTTACAGATATAGATGGAAAACAGCCAATACCTTTAACGTTGGAAACGTGTTAA
- a CDS encoding response regulator transcription factor, with product MYKVLIVDDEKNIREGLKVIIDWASFNCEVIADVDDGLLGYDAVKALRPDIIISDIKMPNLDGIDMIKRLKSENIPGKFIILSGHSEFDYAKSAITLGVKSYLLKPLEEEHLEKCLTHILHELERENKEKNEINQLKTDYINQSMIYRSSVLRDIVDGYSDSNEDIKNLLQLIQMRIEASDYTCGVISIESELSTDVSTQLPILEKELNMNATEIRLFLYRKDQIACIIYNNPRRQDFYYDIHYKTDQILNTKTTLAVGRPYKHLNGLGKSFSEAQNALSYKLIKGNNSVIIIENVEKLAKSSNMFSTDMFNQLTSCIEHHQKDTAKKLIQDYFCTLSHKKDVSLLDLKLNCLYFIIPILREHPNLHEQMSEIVGQDIMTLNSIFRFLTYDELINWFINIINTIMDYVQANKKKDTLAMIDKIKLYIKKNYAQNITLSSIADTFYINPYYLSNLFKSKTGTNYLQYLTKVRVEVAKDLLETSDLKIYEIAEQIGYGNPKYFSTVFEKHMGMKPSEYKRASRKPNSLY from the coding sequence ATGTATAAAGTACTGATTGTTGATGATGAGAAGAATATAAGAGAAGGTTTAAAAGTAATCATTGATTGGGCTTCATTTAACTGTGAAGTGATTGCAGATGTGGATGATGGTTTGTTAGGATATGATGCTGTTAAAGCTTTACGTCCTGATATTATTATTAGTGATATCAAGATGCCTAACTTAGATGGTATTGATATGATTAAACGGTTAAAAAGTGAAAACATTCCTGGTAAATTCATTATACTAAGCGGGCACTCCGAATTTGACTATGCCAAAAGTGCCATCACCCTTGGTGTTAAATCATATCTTTTGAAACCATTAGAAGAAGAACATCTTGAAAAATGCTTAACCCATATCCTTCATGAGTTAGAACGTGAAAATAAGGAAAAGAATGAAATCAACCAATTAAAGACCGATTATATCAACCAAAGTATGATCTATCGTTCATCCGTTCTTAGAGATATCGTAGACGGCTATTCGGATAGCAACGAAGACATTAAAAATTTATTGCAATTAATCCAAATGCGCATTGAAGCTTCGGATTATACCTGTGGGGTTATATCCATAGAAAGTGAACTCTCTACAGATGTAAGTACACAGCTTCCTATTCTTGAAAAAGAGCTTAACATGAATGCAACAGAGATTCGTTTATTCCTCTATCGTAAGGACCAGATTGCTTGTATCATCTATAACAACCCTAGACGACAAGATTTCTACTATGATATTCACTATAAAACCGATCAAATCCTCAATACGAAAACCACCTTGGCTGTAGGCCGTCCATACAAGCATCTTAATGGTCTAGGTAAGTCTTTTTCAGAAGCTCAGAATGCCCTTAGTTACAAACTCATTAAGGGCAATAACAGCGTAATTATCATTGAAAATGTGGAGAAATTAGCAAAAAGCAGCAACATGTTCTCCACGGATATGTTCAACCAGCTAACAAGCTGTATCGAACATCATCAAAAAGATACTGCAAAAAAACTCATTCAAGATTACTTCTGTACACTGTCTCACAAAAAAGATGTCTCACTCTTAGACTTAAAGCTGAACTGCCTATATTTCATTATTCCAATACTGCGGGAACATCCTAATCTTCATGAACAGATGTCTGAAATCGTTGGGCAAGATATTATGACCTTGAACAGTATTTTTCGTTTTCTTACCTACGATGAACTGATTAATTGGTTCATTAATATCATCAACACCATCATGGATTATGTACAGGCTAATAAGAAAAAAGATACCCTTGCTATGATCGATAAAATCAAGCTATACATTAAGAAAAACTATGCACAGAACATTACATTATCCAGCATCGCTGATACATTCTATATAAACCCTTATTACCTCAGTAACCTTTTTAAGTCTAAAACGGGTACAAACTACTTACAATACTTAACCAAGGTTCGTGTTGAAGTTGCTAAAGATCTCTTAGAAACCAGCGACCTCAAAATCTATGAAATCGCTGAACAAATTGGTTATGGCAACCCAAAGTATTTTAGTACTGTTTTTGAAAAGCATATGGGGATGAAGCCTAGTGAGTATAAGAGAGCTAGTAGAAAGCCTAATAGCCTATATTAA
- a CDS encoding ABC transporter permease, giving the protein MGLKENIKKYWELYLMVIPGIIFFILFKYVPMLGITIAFKDYGIFTGIKDSPWVGLKHFKAFFEYPDFWRVFNNTMIIGFLKIVLSFPVPIVLSLLLNEVRNLKFKKTVQTVFYIPHFFSWVIIAGLTFDLLSANGVVNSLLGMLGYEPILFMQRTEYFRLIVVLTGIWRDAGWGTIVILAAISGINPSVYEAAKIDGAGRFKQMLNITLPLLVPTLLVLLLLQIGRFLDIGFEHVYNLLTPMTQSVGDTIDTYVYRVGILQGQFSATTAIGVFQSVVGLTLVLAFNKLSKKFSEGGII; this is encoded by the coding sequence ATGGGTCTAAAAGAGAACATAAAAAAGTATTGGGAACTCTATCTGATGGTGATTCCTGGCATCATATTCTTTATATTATTTAAGTACGTACCTATGCTGGGGATTACCATAGCCTTTAAAGATTATGGTATTTTTACTGGGATCAAAGATAGCCCTTGGGTAGGCTTGAAGCATTTCAAAGCATTTTTTGAGTATCCAGACTTCTGGAGGGTATTTAATAATACGATGATTATTGGTTTCTTAAAAATCGTGTTATCTTTTCCAGTACCAATTGTATTATCATTATTATTGAACGAAGTAAGAAACCTAAAATTCAAAAAAACCGTGCAAACTGTTTTTTATATTCCTCATTTTTTTTCTTGGGTTATCATTGCAGGGTTAACATTTGACTTGTTATCCGCCAATGGTGTGGTAAATTCATTATTGGGCATGTTAGGCTATGAACCCATATTATTTATGCAGCGAACAGAGTATTTCAGATTAATTGTGGTATTAACAGGTATCTGGCGGGATGCCGGTTGGGGTACCATTGTCATTTTAGCAGCCATTAGCGGGATTAATCCAAGTGTATATGAAGCCGCTAAGATTGATGGTGCCGGAAGATTTAAGCAGATGCTTAATATAACATTGCCCCTTCTTGTACCAACATTACTTGTGCTTTTATTACTGCAAATAGGCAGGTTTTTAGATATTGGTTTTGAACATGTCTATAACCTTCTAACACCTATGACACAATCTGTAGGTGACACCATTGATACCTATGTGTACCGGGTTGGTATTTTGCAGGGGCAGTTTAGCGCAACCACCGCTATTGGTGTGTTTCAATCCGTAGTTGGGTTGACGCTAGTGTTAGCCTTTAATAAGCTATCAAAGAAATTTTCAGAAGGGGGTATTATCTGA
- a CDS encoding carbohydrate ABC transporter permease: MRRKIIDKLYDGIIALFLSIVGIIMIVPLLSVLATSLSKSIAVEAGKVFLLPVDITLASWRYILLRADLWRSFGVTFLATVIGTTLALIITAFLAYPLSKKYFALAKILGVFVIITMIFKAPIIPYFLTIKNLGLFDNFFVLVLPHTVTAYNLVIMRSFFSQLPADLEESAKIDGAGYFKIFWRILLPMSKPVMATLGLFYSVMIWNQFLHPILFIQSQALFPLQLRLRQYITAGEDLVNSSITELLDYNDVTLKSATIIFAVVPILMVYPYIQKYFVKGAMLGSVKG, translated from the coding sequence ATGAGAAGAAAAATAATTGATAAACTGTATGATGGTATAATAGCTTTGTTTCTATCCATCGTAGGCATCATCATGATTGTACCTCTCTTGTCTGTGTTGGCAACATCTTTGAGTAAGTCCATAGCTGTGGAAGCAGGAAAAGTATTTCTGTTACCTGTGGACATCACCCTTGCTTCATGGCGGTACATTCTCTTAAGAGCAGATTTATGGAGGTCCTTTGGCGTTACATTTCTTGCGACAGTTATTGGTACTACGCTAGCACTGATTATTACAGCATTTCTGGCTTACCCCCTGTCTAAGAAATATTTCGCTTTGGCAAAGATTCTAGGGGTTTTTGTAATCATTACCATGATATTCAAAGCGCCCATAATTCCTTATTTCTTAACCATTAAGAATCTTGGATTATTTGATAATTTTTTTGTACTGGTTTTGCCCCATACAGTAACGGCCTATAACTTGGTGATTATGCGTTCTTTTTTCTCACAATTACCAGCAGATCTTGAAGAGTCTGCAAAAATTGACGGGGCAGGTTATTTTAAAATATTTTGGCGTATACTATTACCCATGTCAAAACCGGTCATGGCAACCCTTGGTTTATTTTATTCTGTGATGATATGGAATCAATTCCTTCATCCGATTCTATTTATTCAAAGTCAAGCCTTGTTTCCGTTACAATTAAGATTAAGGCAATACATTACTGCAGGAGAAGACTTGGTTAACTCTTCCATTACAGAACTCTTAGATTACAATGATGTGACGCTTAAGTCAGCAACCATTATTTTTGCAGTCGTACCGATCCTTATGGTTTATCCCTATATTCAGAAGTACTTTGTTAAAGGTGCCATGTTAGGCTCCGTAAAAGGCTAA
- a CDS encoding class I SAM-dependent methyltransferase, with the protein MNKQSKINKKAWSYRATEFWSNKLGKPSQAAKDMIERPHYYLRRHIQFFDEIRGKKIINPLGSCGQKAVPLAILGADVTVVDISEENKKYATDIAVAANVNLTYIVSDFLEFNIDNIHNPFDIAYLEGGVLHYFSDLHKFANKLYSLLKLDGKLILNDFHPFRKLLQERDIFKDANDNLELTGNYFESELIVGEVSYEKYLSHNTQDEFPKCLLRYWTMGEIITAFASAGFVIKQLVEGPRFDSYKNLPGDFTLIALKQELAEK; encoded by the coding sequence ATGAATAAGCAAAGTAAAATTAATAAAAAGGCATGGTCTTATAGGGCTACTGAATTCTGGAGTAATAAACTAGGTAAACCCAGTCAAGCAGCCAAAGACATGATAGAACGACCTCATTATTACTTGCGTAGACATATTCAATTTTTCGATGAAATAAGAGGGAAGAAAATCATTAATCCTCTTGGCTCATGTGGTCAAAAAGCAGTTCCTTTAGCCATACTTGGTGCTGATGTAACCGTTGTTGATATTTCAGAAGAAAACAAGAAATATGCTACTGACATTGCAGTAGCAGCCAATGTAAATCTAACTTATATTGTATCTGATTTCTTAGAATTTAACATTGATAACATACACAATCCATTTGATATTGCTTACCTTGAAGGTGGCGTATTGCATTATTTTTCAGACTTACATAAATTCGCTAATAAGCTATATTCGTTGTTAAAACTTGATGGGAAGTTAATATTAAATGATTTTCACCCATTTAGAAAACTACTTCAGGAACGTGATATTTTTAAAGATGCAAATGACAATCTTGAACTCACTGGCAACTACTTTGAGAGCGAGTTAATCGTAGGTGAAGTTTCTTACGAAAAGTACTTGTCCCATAATACACAAGATGAATTCCCAAAATGCCTTTTGAGGTATTGGACTATGGGCGAAATTATTACGGCCTTTGCATCAGCTGGTTTTGTAATAAAACAGCTTGTGGAAGGTCCACGATTTGATTCTTACAAAAATCTCCCTGGTGATTTTACTTTGATTGCATTAAAACAAGAACTAGCTGAAAAATAA
- a CDS encoding cache domain-containing sensor histidine kinase: MLKLNNLKLRNKLFASYLILCVLPTIVVSLFIYNFSNNNIEKTSYEFMELYTDQMAQDVNGDLTLINNLSKTIFYNAELFEYLQHSGRYETFDKINFKLEIDKMLYSFVVQTPSIFGITIVTNHKDIHAIGYAQEAIIPELLYQQTWYKDILNSNGEMIITTAHDLPYVDINEHITTITIGRLLITPDGKVGGVLLFDIKPDNLVHSRFKTDFIYAYDAQAVIKNPKGYLYNSDATPDKVPSKDLSNYIFIKKYLDIFDIEVSTYISKDTLYKENKRMLAITLSIVLVSVFLITFLSFYWSGHLSKPIISLTNVMNRIDSGSYESIEDDGRRDEIGILTNAYNKMVLRIKTLIEDVYVARLNKKEAELAALQTQINPHMLYNTLESIRMKAAINHDKEVANMIKILGKMFRLSLNRTQNINYIFDEINYIDTYIDLQNIRYENRFSLVLDVPDEVMNAQIISLVFQPIIENSINHGFKDKKENCIISIQGRIAHNIITIKIHDNGSGMCQEKLDALNKHLHDDQVLAKGSIGIKNVTSRLRLHYGTNFDIYYESKPLQGTTVTLMIPHI; this comes from the coding sequence ATGCTGAAATTAAATAACCTTAAATTAAGAAATAAACTTTTCGCCAGTTACCTGATTCTATGTGTCCTTCCAACCATCGTTGTCTCCCTATTTATCTACAATTTTTCCAATAATAACATTGAGAAAACCTCCTATGAGTTTATGGAACTCTACACGGATCAGATGGCTCAAGATGTTAACGGGGACCTCACACTGATTAATAACCTGTCAAAAACAATATTCTATAACGCGGAGTTATTTGAGTACTTACAGCACTCTGGTCGTTATGAAACCTTTGACAAAATTAACTTCAAACTCGAGATTGATAAAATGCTCTATTCTTTTGTGGTACAAACCCCCTCTATATTTGGCATCACCATTGTCACCAACCATAAGGATATACATGCCATTGGTTATGCACAGGAAGCGATTATACCTGAATTACTCTATCAACAAACTTGGTACAAAGATATTCTTAATTCCAACGGAGAGATGATTATCACCACAGCACATGATTTGCCTTACGTGGATATCAATGAACACATTACGACCATTACCATTGGTCGTCTTCTCATAACACCTGACGGTAAAGTTGGAGGTGTCTTATTGTTTGACATTAAACCCGATAACCTCGTACACTCACGGTTCAAAACAGATTTTATTTATGCCTATGATGCACAGGCAGTCATCAAAAACCCAAAAGGTTATCTCTATAATTCAGACGCCACACCTGACAAAGTACCTTCTAAGGATTTATCCAACTATATTTTTATTAAAAAATACTTAGACATATTTGACATAGAAGTTTCAACGTATATTTCAAAAGATACACTCTATAAAGAAAACAAGCGTATGCTTGCCATTACCCTATCCATCGTGCTTGTTAGTGTATTTTTAATAACCTTTCTGAGCTTCTACTGGAGTGGACATCTTTCTAAACCCATTATCTCTTTAACCAATGTGATGAATCGAATTGATTCTGGTTCTTATGAGTCTATTGAAGATGATGGGCGTAGAGATGAAATTGGTATCTTAACAAATGCCTATAACAAAATGGTCCTACGTATAAAAACACTTATTGAAGACGTTTATGTGGCTCGCCTTAATAAAAAAGAGGCTGAACTTGCGGCTTTGCAGACGCAAATCAACCCACATATGCTCTATAACACCTTGGAATCCATCCGTATGAAGGCTGCAATCAACCATGATAAAGAAGTGGCAAATATGATAAAAATATTGGGCAAGATGTTTCGTTTATCCCTTAATCGCACTCAGAACATCAACTATATTTTTGATGAGATTAATTACATTGATACCTACATCGATCTGCAAAATATTCGATATGAGAATCGGTTTTCACTGGTACTGGATGTGCCTGACGAAGTCATGAATGCTCAGATCATCAGCCTTGTATTTCAACCGATTATTGAGAATTCCATTAATCACGGCTTCAAAGACAAAAAAGAAAACTGTATCATCTCCATCCAAGGCCGTATAGCTCACAATATCATTACCATTAAAATTCATGATAACGGTTCTGGTATGTGCCAAGAAAAATTGGATGCACTTAACAAACACCTGCACGATGACCAAGTTTTAGCAAAAGGAAGTATTGGCATTAAGAATGTCACATCACGGCTACGTTTACACTATGGTACAAATTTTGATATCTACTATGAATCTAAACCATTACAAGGCACCACTGTCACACTCATGATACCCCATATATAG